CTCCTTACACGGTGCTTCACCATCATATGGGCAGCGTCCCCTACAGTCTTTTCAGCACTCACCGTAATCAGAGGAGTGCTCATGATCTCGTTTACATGTACTTTGCTCGGTTTGAGATCCTTTGCCACTACCTTGCAGTTGATGTCCTGCTCGGTAACAATCCCGATGGGGAGGTTCTTTGCAAGAACAATGCAGCTTCCCACATCGTCATGGCACATGGCCGCTGCAGCCTTTGCAACGGTGGCATTGCTGGCAATCGTTGTCGGGTGGCTCCGCATCACCTCGTTTAAGGGAACGCGGGTCTCGAACCGGATTTCGTTGGTAGTCTTTTTCAAATGAGATCACCTCCGTGCTTTTTGAGCCTGATGTTTACAATCTACCAATACTTACCAACTTTGATATAAAGGATTGGGCAGTGGCAAGTGGCAATGCGTCAAAGTAATAAGGGGCGGGTATCCCTGATCGTGAGATTTATAAACCGCCCGGATGCAGATTTTTTGCCCGGAAGAAACATAATAAAGGTCGCATTCTATACATTACTTACGAGTTGAGGGCACCACCGTGCGACGATGTGTGGTTATTGCCCGAGGTGTTTTAATGAGAATATTTTATCAGACATATGGCAGAATAAAAAAGAAATTTTCCGGTTTCCTTGCCCGTTTTTTTAAAAAGAAGCGGACCCGTATCGGCATTTACGGTCCCCCTAATGCAGGAAAGACCACGCTTGCAAACCGCATTGCCCGAGACTGGACGGGGGACGCTGTCGGCCCGGTGAGCGAGATCCCGCATGAGACCCGCAGGGCACGCAAAAAGGAGGATATAATCATCTCCGGTGCAAACGGTGCAACTGTCACAATCGATATCGTGGATACCCCCGGGGTTACGACCCGGATTGACTACCACGAGTTTCTGGAATTCGGGCTCGATAAGGACGAGGCAGTCATCCGTGCCCGCGAGGCGACCGAGGGTGTTGCCGAGGCCATGCACTGGCTCCGAGAGGACATCGATGGTGTCATCTACATGCTCGATTCCACGCTCGACCCCTTCATGCAGGTCAACATCATGATGGTCGGCATTATCGAGAGCAGGAAGCTCCCCGTCCTCATTGTCGCAAACAAGATCGACCTGCCAAAAGCTGCACCGGCCCGCATCCGCAGTGCATTCCCCCAGCACCCGGTTATCGCCATTTCGGGTCTGGAGGGAAGAAATGTCGAAGAGCTGTACGAGACGATGATCGAACACTTCGGATAATTTTTAAAAAGTAGCTGGGAAGACTCACATGCCACACAAGTGCACCAAGTGCGGGCGGGAATACAGGGACGGGTCTACCGAGATCCTCAAGGGCTGTGCGAGCTGCGGCGGCAAGAAGTTCCTCTATGTAAAGGAGGCGGACCTCAACAAGGACGTTTTAGAGGAGAAGTCGATCGAAGAGATCACCGATGAGACGCACCAGGAAGTCCTCGAAGTCAGGGCTGAGCCTAAAAAAGATGTGGAGATGTACGACCGTGTTGAGACGATCCGCATCGTGGGGCCCGGCTCGTACGAGCTGAACATCGAGAAGATGGCAAAGGACGACGAACGGATCATCTCTGTCGGAAAAGACGGCGTGTACAATATCGATCTCCTCTCGTTTACCAAAGATACCCGGAAAAAGAGAGGGAAGAAGAGATAAACCGGATTTACTTTTTAAAAAAACTTCTCTTTGGAGAACTCCGGAAGGCTCTATCGGGTCAATAACTCATTTTTTATACCGTCATAGGGTGCGGACAGCCCAAGCCGGGAGAAAAATTCAACTGTCAGGACAAGGCTGTTGATAACCGCCCATTCCGCACACCCGTGCCCGAGGCACTTGTCCGGGAAGAACGGCCGGTTTTTATGGGCGAACGGATTTTCTTTGAAGGCGTGTTTTAAAGCCTCTTCAAATTTTAATCCCCGCGTTTCATGACCGCCGCGAAGATTCCGGCTTTGTGCAAGGACCACCCACTCGCGCCGGTAATGCATCAGGAAGTTGCGGATCTCAACAAGGCTCTTCACGTTCAAAAACGCCGGATCGGTTTCCGCAAACGTGGGCCTGTCTGTATATAAGAGGATCTTCTGGTATTTGGTTAAAACCGGGGCGCGATCAAAATTTTTCTCATTTGTCCAACGCTCACGGATCTTCCGGAACAGCTCCGCGTTCTTCTCATCAGCAGAAAGGGGA
Above is a genomic segment from Methanoregula sp. containing:
- a CDS encoding CBS domain-containing protein, with product MKKTTNEIRFETRVPLNEVMRSHPTTIASNATVAKAAAAMCHDDVGSCIVLAKNLPIGIVTEQDINCKVVAKDLKPSKVHVNEIMSTPLITVSAEKTVGDAAHMMVKHRVRRLPVVDEGNKVIGIVTVRDLLTVSNELNELLADLIEINREDVVEMGMCNRCSQMSDELKRIDNQMLCARCREEENIA
- a CDS encoding Era-like GTP-binding protein; translated protein: MRIFYQTYGRIKKKFSGFLARFFKKKRTRIGIYGPPNAGKTTLANRIARDWTGDAVGPVSEIPHETRRARKKEDIIISGANGATVTIDIVDTPGVTTRIDYHEFLEFGLDKDEAVIRAREATEGVAEAMHWLREDIDGVIYMLDSTLDPFMQVNIMMVGIIESRKLPVLIVANKIDLPKAAPARIRSAFPQHPVIAISGLEGRNVEELYETMIEHFG
- a CDS encoding Zn-ribbon domain-containing protein translates to MPHKCTKCGREYRDGSTEILKGCASCGGKKFLYVKEADLNKDVLEEKSIEEITDETHQEVLEVRAEPKKDVEMYDRVETIRIVGPGSYELNIEKMAKDDERIISVGKDGVYNIDLLSFTKDTRKKRGKKR